The Lysinibacillus timonensis nucleotide sequence GCGGTTATTCCGAGAAACCATCGAGTGGAAGAGGCATTAGATGCTGCGGTAGAAAATGGTGATTTAAGCGTGATGGAAAAATTATTAGAAGTTTTATCTGATCCATATGCCTATACACCTGAACAGGAAGATTACTGTGCTCTTCCACCTGATACAAATATGCCCTATAGAACGTTTTGTGGAACATGATTTCATAGAGAGGTATAAATTCATTCACCAATATGTTAATCAAGGCTAAGTTCTCGTGAATAGAGCTTAGCTTTTTTCTATTTTATGCCTGAATAATACAGAACTCAGGCAATCTTTTAAAAAATAACATTTATGATTCAAATAACATATGTTAAGGTCGAATGTTTAAAATGGAAGGAATGGTAGGTAAATGATGAATCGATATAACCACGGCAATCCTAGCCCCAATTACTCTCCTATGTATAATGAGAATGGTCTACTCCAAACGCTATTAAATGCGATGCAAGGTGAAGCATCGGCTGTCGATTTCTATAGTAGATTGGCCGACATGACAACAAATCAAAAGGACAAACAGGAAATCTTAAAAATTGTAGAAGATGAAAAAGCCCATTTGCAAAGTTTTGTTAACCTTTATTTTACGTTAACGGGACGTCATCCCCAATATCAACCTACTAGAGTAGGCTTTAACTCGTTTGAAGAGGGAATACAAGAAGCGTTTGAAGATGAACTAAAAGATTATGAAACATATCGAAATCAATACTTAAAAACAAGAAATCAAACAATACGAGATGTTTTCCTACGTGCATTTACAGACGAAATCAAACATGCAACAAGATTTAGTATGATGAAGTCTTCTCAAAGTGTAAATACAACTGAAGCGACTCCTTCAGTTCCTCAAATAACGAAGGTCATACGAGACTATGGCCCTGATCCATTTGTTGTGAATATCGATGAAATGACAAAACGAAATGAAGCATTCCGTACGGCTTTATGGACAGGACAATACTTACAATTAACATTAATGAGTATTAATGTTGGAGAAGATATAGGAATAGAGATGCATCCAGATACAGACCAATTTTTACGGATAGAAGAAGGTCAAGGGATTGTTCGAATGGGTGATAACGAAAATCAATTTGACTTTGAAGAAGATGTATTTGATGATTATGTTATATTAGTCCCAGCTGGAACATGGCATAATGTAATTAATACAGGAGAAAAACCACTTAAGATCTATTCAATATATGCACCACCACATCACCCACAAGGTACAGTACATGAAACAAAAGCGGATGTAATAGTAGCAGAAGCACATGAAGTACAAGAAGAACGATAATCAAAATGTCTCGAGCATTTCTTCCGCATAGGAGAAATGCTTTTTTCAATCTAGTGATGTTTTAAAAGGTAAAATAGATTATTCTCAATTAAATGTTAAATTGTTAAATTTTTATAGTAATATTGTATATGCTAGATAAAAGCTAGTAGACCAATAGCATATTTTTTGCAATTAATTTTTTGCATAAGCGTCAGAATTTTGGAGGAAGGCAACATGAAGAAGCGGAAAAGTAACAAAGTTATGTCTGTAAAGGTTCGATTAATCGTTACATTTATTTTAGTTTTATTATTTCCGAGTGTAGCAATTGGTTCGATTTCTTACATAAACGCAAGTAAAGAGTTTCAATCTGAACTTAGTAGTAGTGCAGTGCAAGATGTAGAACAATTAGATAATCTAATAACAAAGGAAATTCAACCTATTGTTAATCAAGCAAAATATTACAGTTCTATTATATCTCGTAATTGGAGCGAAAGAGCAATATTACAAGAACTAGACCAATATAATAAGATTGAGGATAGTATAGAGTCAGTATCGATTGCCCAAGTGGGGCGAGAATTTATGAGAAACCCTTATGTTCAGTTAGGTGATGACTTTAATCCATTTAAAAGTCCATGGTATTTAAGCGCAATGGAAAATCCTAATAGCCCAGTAATTATTGATCCGTATGTTTCTCCAGTGAATGGAAGGTTAATGATGACGGTTTCTTCTGCGTTAAGAGATGGTTCTGGTGTTATTTCGATTGATATTAATTTAGAGAATATCATCGATTTGACAAGTTCTATTAAGGTGGGCAAAAATGGATATGCTTCAATTATGGATAATGATCAAACCTATCTTGCTGATCCGGTAATTGAAAACGGTACAGATGCGGGTGAACTGTATAAAGAAAATATGTCGGGTAAGATAAATGGTGATTTTGTTTTAAATGAAAACGGTATTGCCAAACATATTTTCTTTAAACAAAATGAATTTACAGGTTGGTATATTGTTGGGACATTAATGAAAGCGGATGTGTCTGCCGCAACAAACGGTATCTTAATGGTGACATTATTCGTTCTGTTAGGATCAATGATTGTTACGATACTAATAGGTTACCCAATCATTCGTTCTATTTTAATACCATTAAAACTGTTAGGAGAAGCGGCAGAAAAAATTGGTGAAGGCGATTTACGAGAAAAGATTCATATAAAGAGTCAGGATGAATTTGGGAAATTGGCAGTAATTTTTAATAAGATGGTGGACTCATTGCAAACAGTAATTCGTCAAGTAAGTGAGCAATCTAACTCATTAGCTGCATCTTCTGACGAATTAACTGCTAGTACGGAAGAAAATCAAAGAGCAACTGGGCAAATAGTAGAATCTATTCAACACTTTGCAAGTGGCGCTGAACAACAATCAGATGCTGCGGAAAGTAGTTCATTAGCAATGCAAGAGATGCAAAATAATATTAAGATGATCTCAGAAAAAGCAGGTAATGCCAGCCAAAAAGCGAAGCAGGCATTAAAAGAAGTACAAATTGGGGACGATACGATTCAACAAGCTGTTGAACAAATGCACTCTATTAATTCAACAGTGCAGTCAATTGAGGGTGCCGTTGGTCATTTAGGCCGGCGTTCAAATGAAATTGGTAATATTGTTCAAGCTATCAAACAAATCGCAGATCAAACTAATTTATTATCATTGAATGCAGCAATTGAAGCTGCAAGAGCAGGGGAATCTGGAAAAGGTTTTGCTGTTGTAGCAGATGAAGTTCGTCAACTGGCAGAACAATCTGCTAAAGCTACCACACAAATTGCAGAGATTATCGGGCAAATCAGATTAGAAACAGAACAAGCAGTAAGTAAAATGGCAGAGGGTACTGAAGAAGTAGCTAAAGGGATTACTGTCATGAATGAAGCAGGACAGAAGTTCTCTAGTATTCGTGAAAATGTGTTAGAAGTATCAAATGAAGTAGAAGAGGTTTCGTCTGCAGCAGGTGAAATGACACTTCAATCTAATTCAGTAGCAAGTGCTACGATTACGGTACAAGAACTATCACAAAACAATTTGGCGAGTGTGCAAAATATTTCTGCTTCGACAGAAGAACAATTGGCATCAATTGAGGAAATTTCAGCATCTGCTGATGAACTAGCTATAATGGCTGAAAGTTTAAAACAAACAATACAACAATTTAAATATTAAATGATATTCCAAAATAGATGGCACATCGTTATGATGGAAAGAGCCGAATGATAAATTTCATGCATTCGGTTCTACTAGAAGGGGGGCAGAATTGCTTCCCCTTTTCTATTTTATTGAAGTAGATACTTAGATGATTTATCGTATTCGTTTAGTAAAATTTTTTCTAGTTTATCACTTATGCATTACAAAAGTACCTAAAATAATTTTATAGATTTACTCCATTACTAGTATGTGGTACACTTACCAATGTAATTAATAAAACAATATATTGTATTTATTTTATGAAGGTACTACTATATGTAGTTTAAAAGGGAAGTTCGGTGAAAAGCCGGCGCTGTCCCCGCAACTGTGAAGCTGATGAAGATTTACGTCCACTGTGTGTATGATCATGGGAAGGAAAATCGGAGGATGAGGCTTAGCCAGAAGACCTGCCTTACAAAACAATCAGTCATTTCTTCGGGGATTGAGGAATGGAGACGTACCCCTTTTTCAATCACTTGAACGTTTCCATTTAGCTATCTTTTTTACGAAGAGATAGCTTTTTTATGTGTGCCTGTTATAGTGAGATACTTTTAGAGTGCATTCACTGCTGACTAGGCAAAAAATACATAGTGGATTTGACTAACGATAAAACATCTAATACTGAAAATCCACCTAAAATGACTTTCAAAACAGTAATGAAAGACAATTGAAATTGAATATCCTATCCGTTCAAAATGTCTTTCATAACCACTGTGAAGGACATTTCGATAGTGATAAATAAATAAATGAATATATAGAAAAGAGGAATTTAGATGAAACTTTATACGAAAACAATCTGCCCTAAATGCATGTGGGTGAAATCTGAATTACAACGTGCAGGACTTGACGTTGAAATGATTAATATAGACCATAACGAAGAAGCAAAGGAACAGATTTTAAGTGCAGGGTTTCTCTCAGTTCCAGTTTTAGAATACAATGGGGAATTTATAGGTGATGTAAAGGAGATTGTTTCTAAGATCGAGTTGGTTACACAATGATTGTGTATGCAAGTCGTACAGGTAATGTGAGATATATAGTATCGAAATTACAAGCAGAAGCTATTGAAATAACAGAAGATTTAACAATAGACAAACCTTATCTTTTAATTACCTATACAGATAGACTTGGAGATATTCCAGATAAAGTCTCTCAATTTTTACAATATAATGGAAAACTTTGCAAAGGCGTTGTAGCAAGTGGAAATAGTAATTTTGGTCATGGAAGGTATGGAGCTGCGGGAGATAAAATAGCTAGCTCTTTACAAATCCCATTAGTAAGAAAGCTTGAATTACGTGGTTATCAAGCAGACTATGAAGTGATCCAACAGTTTTATGAAACGAGGGTGAAAGAATGAAAACCTACTTAAAACTTAACAATGAGGTATTAAATCGTTATAGCTCAACGGGGCAATTAGAATTAGAAAAAGATAGAGAAGCAACACGTAGATATTTCCTTGAATCTGTCAATGTACGCTTACGCTATTTTATAGATATAGAAGAAAAAGTTCGTTATCTAGTAGATGAAGGATACTATGAAAAAGAGTTTCTTGAACTGTACGATATGGAGTTCATAAAAAAATTGTACAAGAAAGCTTATGATTACAATTTCCGTTTCCCGTCTTTTATGAGTGCAAGTAAATTCTATGATAGCTATGCGATGAAAAGTCGAGATGGTGAAGAGATTCTTGAAAAATATGAAGATCGTATTGTCATCATTGCATTGTATTTAGCACAAGGTGATAAAACTCTTGCAGAACAAGCGGTCGAAGCGATGATGGAAGCATATCAGCCGGCAACACCTACTGCATTAAATAGTGGGAAAAAAGCGCGAGGGGAACTAGTTAGTTGTTTCAAATTAACAATGGATGATTCGATGAATAGCATTGCTGAAAACATTGGCTACTGTCTAGAACTATCTCGGTTAGGTGGAGGAGTAGGGGTAAATCTAACAGACCTTCGACCGCTAGGAGATCCAATCAAAGGTATCTTAAATCGTGCAAGCGGTGTACTTCCTGTTGCGAAACTATTAGAGAATTCATTCTCCTATTCAAATCAACTTGGACAACGAAATGGTTCAGGTGTTGCCTACTTAAACATTTTCCATGCAGATATTGAAAATTTCATTTCAAGTAAAAAGCCAAATGCAGATGATAAAATCCGACTAGCGACACTTTCGACTGGAATTATTATTCCAAGTATATTCTTTGAATTAATGAGACGTGATAAAGATATCGTCCTGTTTAGCCCGTACGATATATATAAAGAGTACGGAAAACGAATGTCTGAGATTTCGATTACTGAAATGTACTATGAACTATTAGATAATCCGAATATCCGTAAAATTAAACGCCTTAATGCACGAAGACTCTATACAGAAGTGAAAAAAGCACAATTTGAATCAGGTTATCCATTTGAAATCTTTGATGACAATGTCAATGATGCGCATCCACTAAAAAATATTGGTCGAGTGAAAATGTCGAATCTATGTACGGAGATCCTTCAAGTACAGCTTACAAGTAACATTACTGATCAAGACCAACCAAATGAATATGGGTTAGATGTGTCTTGTAATTTAGGGTCGATTGATATTCATGCTGCAAGCAAAGTAAAAGACTTTGAAAGATTAGTAGATACATCAATGAGACTACTTACAAACGTTTCAACGATGACAAACATTAAGAATGTTCCATCAGTCGCAAAAGCGAATCAGTTAATGCATTCAGTTGGGTTAGGTGCAATGAATTTACATGGACATCTTGTAACACAAGGAATTCTATACGGTACAAAAGATTCTGTAGACTTTATCGATTGTTTTATGGAAGCAATGAATTTTTACTCGCTTAAATCATCTATGGAAATAGCGAAGGAGCGAGGGGAAACTTTCTACCGCTTTGAGGACAGTGACTATGCTTCTGGAATTTATTTTAATGAATATGTGGAGAAAGAAGAGCACGAAGTTTCTCCTATAGTATTAAAAGCGCTAGGTAATATTCCAATCATCACGAAACAAATGTGGCAAGCGCTAAAAGAAGATGTAATGAAATATGGACTATTCCATAGCTATCGATTAGCTGTGGCACCGACGGGCTCAATTTCTTATATTAGATCATGTACAGCTTCGATTTCACCGTGTACAGAACGCGTGGAAATTCGTGATTATGCTGATAGCCGTACGATATATCCAATGCCGCACCTAACAAATGAAAATGCTCATTTATATGTTGAAGCATATGATGTGAATCCTTATGATGTAATTGATTTATATGCTGCAGCACAAAAACATGTAGATCAAGGAATATCAATGACGCTTTATGTAACGGATCAGTGGACAACAGAGCAACTAGCAAAAATTTATATTTATGCTTGGACAAAAGGAATTAAATCCGTTTACTACGTACGTCAACGATTACAAACACTTGAGGAGTGTGTAGCATGTCAAATCTAATATATGAAGCAGTCAACTGGAATAAACCAACGAGCGAACTTGCTCAAGTTTTTTGGGACCAACAATGGAAGCAAATTTGGTTTCCCGAAGAAATAGCGGTATCTAAAGATGTAAAACAATGGCAAAGCTTCGAACATCAAGAAACCTATAAAAAGGTTTTTGCTGGGCTAACTTTACTAGATACAGTTCAAACAAATATAGGGATGAACAAAATTGCATCACATGCTACTGATTTGCAGGAAAAAGCCGTGTTAACGGTATTTGCATCATTTGAAGCAATTCATGCAAAATCCTATTCTTATATTTTTACAACGCTTTGTACGAACTCTGAAATTGACGAGCTGTTCGACTGGGTAAAGAAAAACGAATTTTTACAGTACAAAGCAACTAAAATTAGCGAAATTTATAATAGTATTGAAGATGAAAATCCTGAAAGCTTATGGAAAGCGATGTATGCATCCGTTATGCTGGAGTCGTTCTTGTTTTACTCAGGGTTCTTCTACCCATTATATCTAGGAGGACAAGGTGTTTTACGAAATAGCGCTGAAGTTATTTCTCTAATATTGAGAGACGAATCCATTCACGGTGTGGCGGTAGGTTACTTCGCCCAAAATCTTTTTAAACAATTCTCAAAAGAAAAACAAGATGAGTTAAAAGTATGGGGTTATGAACTACTTCTGGATCTTTATCAAAATGAAATGAATTATACAGATGATGTATATGCCGAAACAGGGTTATCACCAGAAGTAAAAGCATATGTGCGTTTTAATGCAAACAAAGCATTAATGAACATAGGGTTTGATGCGATGTTCCCTGAAGAAGAAGTGAACCCAATTGTAATGAACGGGATTCGCAATGAAGGTACGACATATGACTTCTTCTCGCAAAAAGGCTCTTCATATGCAAAAGCGAAAGTAGCTCCAATTACAGATGATACATTCCAATTTAATCGATAAGGATGACAGCTATGAATTACGAAGTCAAGATGAAACGAATACATGAAGATGCACAAATTCCTCTTCAGGCAAACCCAGGCGATGCGGGCATGGATCTTTATTCGGTCGAATCCGTAGTGATTCAACCGGGTGAATCTAAGTTAATTAAAACAGGAATACAGCTGGAGTTGCCAAAAGGGACAGAGGCACAAATTCGTCCTAGAAGTGGACTAGCTCTAAAACATAGTATTACCGTCCTAAATAGTCCAGGTACTATTGATGAAGGGTATCGCGGAGAGATTGGCGTAATCCTCATTAATCATGGAACAACATCATTTCTTGTTGAGAAATCGATGCGAATTGCTCAAATGGTAATTCAAATCGTTCCACAAGTACAAATTATAGAAGTAAATGAGTTGTCTCAAACTGAACGGGGCGAAGGTGGCTTTGGGTCAAGTGGGACAAAGTAAGTGTATCTGAACCATTTTTAAATATAGAAAATGCAGAGAAACATGATTAATTGATGTTTCTCTGTTTTTCTAAGATAAAATACTAGGTGTTTACCAATACTTTTGGTGATCAAAAATTAGCTATTTATTTTGTTCTTCTGTCATTCGGTTAACCCAATCCTCAAAGGATTCTATATTTTTTGCTTTTGCCTTTTCAAAATTTTTCTCCATACCAAATTCTTCATTCCGTGAGTAAAGAGCTTTCTCATTTTTCTTTCTCATTGGAACTTTATCATTAAAATTTGAATAGATATCGAAGTCGTTTTTATCAGTCACGTTAACTTCCAGCTCCTTTCTACACTTTAATATGAGATTAATTACCTTGGTTTATGTATAACGATGTAAGTTCTTAGATGTAAGGTAATAGGTTGTAAATGATGAATTTAACTACAACTCCGTCCATATGTCATAATTTCGAGAGAAATTTGCCCTGACGTTTTAAAATTACTTGAATAGACTTTTAATATAAGTAATTTAAAGAAGGGAATTTTTATCTAATGGAAGATATGCATAACGTACAACCTAGTAAACTTTGTAAAGAATTTGCACGGATTTTAGGAGCAACCCCAAGCGTCATTAATGGTGTGTGTACTGCAACTAAATCTAGGACAAACATCCATCCAGTGCTTTTAGGTCGTAAAGCAGAATCGTTTATGTTTGTGCCTCAAGCTTTTTCATTTGAGAATTTGGATAGCGCAGGAAAAGCATTATGTCTAGGGGAAACGGTAATTCTTGAAGAAGAAGTGAACCCATTTATTTCTCGTCTAAGAGATGACGGTATTATTGTTACGGCTTTGCACAATCATTGGTTATTTGAAAACCCCCGACTTATGTACATTCATTTCCAAGATATCGATGAGCCACTATCCTTTGCTCGAAAGGTGAGAAGGGCACTTAGAGTCCTTACAAACAAAGAGGTTGGCACTCACGGTCATTGGACTCCTGAACATAAAAAAGCTGAAGAATTATGCGAGCAATTCCATAATATTCTTGGTGGCATGCACACATTTGAAAATGGCGTTTGTATGGTCATGGATTCTAGATTAAACATAATGCCTCGAGTAATGGGCAGACGAGGAAGGTCTTTTCTCTTAATTCCACAAATGTTTGTATTTGAATCACTAACGCCAGATGGAAAAGCGTTATGCAGTGGAGAATCTGTCATTCTTCAAGAAGAGTTTAATCCACTAGCAAGCAAATTACGGGAAGAAAATATGTTCAT carries:
- a CDS encoding cupin domain-containing protein — encoded protein: MMNRYNHGNPSPNYSPMYNENGLLQTLLNAMQGEASAVDFYSRLADMTTNQKDKQEILKIVEDEKAHLQSFVNLYFTLTGRHPQYQPTRVGFNSFEEGIQEAFEDELKDYETYRNQYLKTRNQTIRDVFLRAFTDEIKHATRFSMMKSSQSVNTTEATPSVPQITKVIRDYGPDPFVVNIDEMTKRNEAFRTALWTGQYLQLTLMSINVGEDIGIEMHPDTDQFLRIEEGQGIVRMGDNENQFDFEEDVFDDYVILVPAGTWHNVINTGEKPLKIYSIYAPPHHPQGTVHETKADVIVAEAHEVQEER
- a CDS encoding methyl-accepting chemotaxis protein is translated as MKKRKSNKVMSVKVRLIVTFILVLLFPSVAIGSISYINASKEFQSELSSSAVQDVEQLDNLITKEIQPIVNQAKYYSSIISRNWSERAILQELDQYNKIEDSIESVSIAQVGREFMRNPYVQLGDDFNPFKSPWYLSAMENPNSPVIIDPYVSPVNGRLMMTVSSALRDGSGVISIDINLENIIDLTSSIKVGKNGYASIMDNDQTYLADPVIENGTDAGELYKENMSGKINGDFVLNENGIAKHIFFKQNEFTGWYIVGTLMKADVSAATNGILMVTLFVLLGSMIVTILIGYPIIRSILIPLKLLGEAAEKIGEGDLREKIHIKSQDEFGKLAVIFNKMVDSLQTVIRQVSEQSNSLAASSDELTASTEENQRATGQIVESIQHFASGAEQQSDAAESSSLAMQEMQNNIKMISEKAGNASQKAKQALKEVQIGDDTIQQAVEQMHSINSTVQSIEGAVGHLGRRSNEIGNIVQAIKQIADQTNLLSLNAAIEAARAGESGKGFAVVADEVRQLAEQSAKATTQIAEIIGQIRLETEQAVSKMAEGTEEVAKGITVMNEAGQKFSSIRENVLEVSNEVEEVSSAAGEMTLQSNSVASATITVQELSQNNLASVQNISASTEEQLASIEEISASADELAIMAESLKQTIQQFKY
- a CDS encoding glutaredoxin; the encoded protein is MKLYTKTICPKCMWVKSELQRAGLDVEMINIDHNEEAKEQILSAGFLSVPVLEYNGEFIGDVKEIVSKIELVTQ
- the nrdI gene encoding class Ib ribonucleoside-diphosphate reductase assembly flavoprotein NrdI, producing MIVYASRTGNVRYIVSKLQAEAIEITEDLTIDKPYLLITYTDRLGDIPDKVSQFLQYNGKLCKGVVASGNSNFGHGRYGAAGDKIASSLQIPLVRKLELRGYQADYEVIQQFYETRVKE
- the nrdE gene encoding class 1b ribonucleoside-diphosphate reductase subunit alpha, with protein sequence MKTYLKLNNEVLNRYSSTGQLELEKDREATRRYFLESVNVRLRYFIDIEEKVRYLVDEGYYEKEFLELYDMEFIKKLYKKAYDYNFRFPSFMSASKFYDSYAMKSRDGEEILEKYEDRIVIIALYLAQGDKTLAEQAVEAMMEAYQPATPTALNSGKKARGELVSCFKLTMDDSMNSIAENIGYCLELSRLGGGVGVNLTDLRPLGDPIKGILNRASGVLPVAKLLENSFSYSNQLGQRNGSGVAYLNIFHADIENFISSKKPNADDKIRLATLSTGIIIPSIFFELMRRDKDIVLFSPYDIYKEYGKRMSEISITEMYYELLDNPNIRKIKRLNARRLYTEVKKAQFESGYPFEIFDDNVNDAHPLKNIGRVKMSNLCTEILQVQLTSNITDQDQPNEYGLDVSCNLGSIDIHAASKVKDFERLVDTSMRLLTNVSTMTNIKNVPSVAKANQLMHSVGLGAMNLHGHLVTQGILYGTKDSVDFIDCFMEAMNFYSLKSSMEIAKERGETFYRFEDSDYASGIYFNEYVEKEEHEVSPIVLKALGNIPIITKQMWQALKEDVMKYGLFHSYRLAVAPTGSISYIRSCTASISPCTERVEIRDYADSRTIYPMPHLTNENAHLYVEAYDVNPYDVIDLYAAAQKHVDQGISMTLYVTDQWTTEQLAKIYIYAWTKGIKSVYYVRQRLQTLEECVACQI
- the nrdF gene encoding class 1b ribonucleoside-diphosphate reductase subunit beta → MSNLIYEAVNWNKPTSELAQVFWDQQWKQIWFPEEIAVSKDVKQWQSFEHQETYKKVFAGLTLLDTVQTNIGMNKIASHATDLQEKAVLTVFASFEAIHAKSYSYIFTTLCTNSEIDELFDWVKKNEFLQYKATKISEIYNSIEDENPESLWKAMYASVMLESFLFYSGFFYPLYLGGQGVLRNSAEVISLILRDESIHGVAVGYFAQNLFKQFSKEKQDELKVWGYELLLDLYQNEMNYTDDVYAETGLSPEVKAYVRFNANKALMNIGFDAMFPEEEVNPIVMNGIRNEGTTYDFFSQKGSSYAKAKVAPITDDTFQFNR
- the dut gene encoding dUTP diphosphatase, with the protein product MNYEVKMKRIHEDAQIPLQANPGDAGMDLYSVESVVIQPGESKLIKTGIQLELPKGTEAQIRPRSGLALKHSITVLNSPGTIDEGYRGEIGVILINHGTTSFLVEKSMRIAQMVIQIVPQVQIIEVNELSQTERGEGGFGSSGTK
- a CDS encoding LppY/LpqO family protein, with amino-acid sequence MEDMHNVQPSKLCKEFARILGATPSVINGVCTATKSRTNIHPVLLGRKAESFMFVPQAFSFENLDSAGKALCLGETVILEEEVNPFISRLRDDGIIVTALHNHWLFENPRLMYIHFQDIDEPLSFARKVRRALRVLTNKEVGTHGHWTPEHKKAEELCEQFHNILGGMHTFENGVCMVMDSRLNIMPRVMGRRGRSFLLIPQMFVFESLTPDGKALCSGESVILQEEFNPLASKLREENMFITAFHNHWLFEDPRLMYIHFVKIDQPIQFANDVKKAFEVLTDKVVRS